One Macadamia integrifolia cultivar HAES 741 unplaced genomic scaffold, SCU_Mint_v3 scaffold1043, whole genome shotgun sequence DNA segment encodes these proteins:
- the LOC122062464 gene encoding uncharacterized protein LOC122062464 encodes MDNGVLTIPTIELNDATELILRNLTAFEQGQNCIEYFTNYAFFMDGLIDAVKDVELLQQKGIIINILGSAEEAVNLFNNIGKGISPRNPIFSSVIKDLENYHNKSWNKWKANLMQNYFNTPWASISVGAAVFLLILTIIQTICSIVQLKP; translated from the coding sequence ATGGACAATGGAGTATTGACAATCCCAACTATCGAGCTCAATGATGCCACAGAACTCATCCTTAGAAACCTTACTGCCTTTGAACAAGGTCAAAATTGTATAGAATATTTTACAAACTATGCATTCTTCATGGATGGTCTCATTGACGCTGTCAAAGACGTCGAGTTGCTACAGCAGAAGGGAATAATTATAAACATCCTTGGCAGCGCAGAAGAAGCGGTGAACTTATTTAACAACATTGGCAAAGGTATTTCCCCCAGGAATCCCATTTTCTCTAGTGTTATCAAGGATTTGGAGAACTATCACAATAAATCATGGAATAAATGGAAGGCAAATTTGATGCAGAACTATTTCAACACGCCATGGGCATCAATTTCAGTCGGTGCTGCGGTGTTCCTCCTCATCTTGACGATCATACAAACTATTTGTTCCATCGTACAACTTAAACCATGA